A single Amphiura filiformis chromosome 19, Afil_fr2py, whole genome shotgun sequence DNA region contains:
- the LOC140140711 gene encoding uncharacterized protein, with protein sequence MGEGRSSRDDGGSVFVLLCILVLIVGIVAAAGMVMAVLNYNRNSDAPININVEGSGSGGRDSSESYESKFGGNQEAYYSENRVTDLHYDSRIWNIRVTDYGNRMAYVDRRTRQFRGYLIDVINAVCQLAGRNCEIIDDDGLNCWNNDFPQVGLMGKWYDACTAYSVTEARLRSMKFTKAFKPAARPAFLTSPGNPLGFDMNNLSVAKIGFLAGWWANPSCITSVLDIELDSNQVFVYNDQSALRRALQDGEVDAICISNELAPATDGSLQVVEELDACLLGGDSLMMRKDSLLDK encoded by the exons ATGGGGGAAGGCAGATCATCTCGAGATGACGGAGGCAGTGTATTTGTCCTCCTGTGCATTCTGGTACTTATTGTCGGGATTGTAGCAGCGGCTGGAATGGTAATGGCAGTATTGAATTACAACAGGAATAGTGACGCACCTATTAATATCAACGTGGAAGGTTCTGGTTCTGGCGGTCGTGATAGTTCTGAAAGTTATGAAAGTAAATTCGGAG GCAATCAAGAAGCCTATTACAGCGAGAACCGAGTAACCGATCTACATTATGACAGCAGAATATGGAACATTCGTGTGACAGATTACGGCAATAGAATGGCTTATGT TGATCGTAGGACCAGACAATTTCGCGGATATCTAATTGATGTCATCAATGCAG TATGTCAGCTTGCTGGTAGAAATTGTGAAATTATTGACGACGATGGATTAAACTGTTGGAATAATGACTTTCCACAGGTTGGACTGATGGGCAAATGGTACGACGCTTGTACAG CCTATTCTGTCACCGAAGCCCGATTGCGATCCATGAAGTTTACTAAGGCATTTAAACCTGCCGCCAGACCAGCCTTCTTGACGTCACCAGGAAACCCACTTGGCTTTGACATGAATAATCTTAGCGTAGCCAAGATCGGATTCTTAGCAGGATGGTGGGCTAATCCCAGCTGTATCACCAGTGTTTTG GATATTGAATTGGACAGCAATCAAGTATTTGTGTACAATGACCAATCTGCTCTACGCAGGGCACTGCAGGATGGCGAG GTTGATGCTATCTGCATAAGCAACGAACTCGCACCAGCAACGGACGGATCGCTACAGGTTGTAGAGGAATTGGACGCGTGTCTACTAGGAGGTGATTCCTTAATGATGCGTAAAGATTCCTTACTAGACAAGTGA